GAAAAGTAATAATAAAAAATCATAAAATAAGTTTTGAGCTTCATTAGTCGGAGTAATAAGAGGCACTAATTACTAAAAGCAATAATACCAGTCACAACTTAGTGATTCTCCAAGTTATGTTTAATTGATCAAACGATATGAATATGCATACATCTTTTTAATTCAGAAAAGGATAGCATTATATGTATTTTGTTATTTTGATTTTAATTCTTTCCATGAAAGCTATAAAAATAAGACTTTTTCCTTTTCTAAATTACTATCATGGTACCTACAACTGATCATGTACAAATGAGTTGGATTCTAATTTTATTGCCAATCGTTTACCATAGGATAAATAAAGATATTACAATAGAACGGTAAGATCAAATAGCCAAATTAGTATTAATATTACGGTATAGTTAGTACAAATAATTCTCTACTTTTCCAAAAAACATAAGTTTTACCTGCATTGTAACTTAATCATCTCTAAAACGATTAAGTTACTAGATTTTAAAAATATTAATTAAAATCTTATTTTCAAAACTGGATTATAGTCTATAATAGTTCTATGGATATAAGATTTAAATAATAATTTTTGCTTTCTTTTACCAAGGTTATATATTTTTGTGTTATTTCAGAAGTATAAGCATACTTTAAAGCAAAGATATGTGAGTGGTAATTAGAATTGTAATTAAATCGAAGGAACAACTAATTTGATGAGAATATTCTCTAGTTCGTTTTTAAGGAATGCTTCGTTAATCCTAGTAGATATCCAAAATGATTTTTTACAATCAGGAGCTCTATCTGTTCCCCATGCTAATGAAATCATTCCTTTGATAAACCAGCTTCAAAAGTGTTTTGAGCATACTGTTGCAACCAAAGATTGGCACTGTGAGAACCACATAAGTTTTCTAAACAACGATAATCTTAAGGGCTGGCCTAAACATTGCATTCAAAATACATGGGGAGCAGAATTTCCAAAGGATCTAAATATCGAAAAAGTAAGAGCTGTTTTTCTAAAAGGACAAGATAAAAATGAAGATAGTTACAGTGGATTTTACAATGATTCTGAGAAGAAAAAAACAACAGGTCTTCTGGAATATCTTCGATCCAATTCAATTTACACAGTATTTGTAGTAGGCTTGACATTAGATTTTTGTGTGAAACAAACAATCATAGATGCCCATCACTTAGGATTTCAGTCTTATTTAATTACTGACGCCACGAAGAGTATATCTCCTTTTCCCGAGCTTATAATTACAGAACTTAAAAATATCGGTATATTAACCTGTTTAGCAAGCGATATTTTCGATAATCTCGATTTGACATAACTTCAGAAAGTAAAAATTTATATTTCCAGATCTTATCTACTTGCGATACTAGCAGTGACAATATAATCGATTCAATCGGAGGTGTTTTTTAAGTAATTTATTATTATCATGATTTTTTTGTACGTATATGTAGTACTTATGCTACTAGTAGAATTTGTTGATGTCCAAGGTTTTAAAATTTACAAATTTGTAGTACAATGAAAAGTTGTTATTTATGAGTGTCATGATAAATCTTTCATGTATTATCATTTTTTGGACCGTCATCTTAAGTAGTTGTAGTGTGGATAAGAGAGATAACATCAGCATTCGATCTTCTGAAGACAGTCTGAATACGCTACTATACAGTGATAATTTTGATCATAATGAGATTCAGAAAGATAAAGTTGATCGACATCTCTCTAAAGACAATAAAAGACGAATAAAAAAAAATAATACCAATCGAGTACATGTAGGTAGCGGGGATAAAAAAGTAATAGAAAAAGAAATCTTGAATGATAATAGAAGGGACCAAGAAATTTTAAGAGTAAATATTTTGGAAGTGGAAAAGTCAGATGGTTTGCCGATACAAGATAATATATTATCTTCCTTGGTGCAATATGATGTGGACCATATAGGATATATACGAAAATCCATTATCAACGATGAATTTTCTGAATCCAATGTAGTATCAAGAACAATATTGAGAAAAGATTTAATAGAAATTTATAAAAAA
This is a stretch of genomic DNA from Borrelia anserina Es. It encodes these proteins:
- a CDS encoding isochorismatase family protein — encoded protein: MRIFSSSFLRNASLILVDIQNDFLQSGALSVPHANEIIPLINQLQKCFEHTVATKDWHCENHISFLNNDNLKGWPKHCIQNTWGAEFPKDLNIEKVRAVFLKGQDKNEDSYSGFYNDSEKKKTTGLLEYLRSNSIYTVFVVGLTLDFCVKQTIIDAHHLGFQSYLITDATKSISPFPELIITELKNIGILTCLASDIFDNLDLT